The following coding sequences lie in one Euhalothece natronophila Z-M001 genomic window:
- a CDS encoding Crp/Fnr family transcriptional regulator, with the protein MDDKTATRNVKAELDQLMAPGMFFEGLPEDTLREMVCHIVSRNHPANQVILLENDWGGSVYFIIEGWVKIRTYNKDGKEVTLNILGTGEVFGEMSAMEEVPRSTDVLTLTPTRICSIPSGDFLKILQVEPLAGIRLSQLMAKRLRQVNRRLRLRESDSISRVADVLLFLAEGQGQPVKEGVDIPNLPHRELSSLSGLARETVTRVLARLEKAELIQRRYHTLRIPDTLALEEVLSSSSTISLND; encoded by the coding sequence ATGGACGACAAAACAGCCACCCGCAACGTTAAAGCCGAACTCGATCAACTCATGGCCCCCGGAATGTTCTTCGAGGGATTACCAGAAGACACTTTACGGGAAATGGTTTGCCATATCGTTTCTCGTAATCATCCCGCTAACCAAGTGATTCTTCTTGAAAATGACTGGGGAGGTTCAGTATATTTTATTATTGAAGGTTGGGTAAAAATTCGTACTTATAATAAGGATGGAAAAGAAGTTACCCTGAATATTCTCGGTACAGGGGAAGTTTTTGGCGAAATGTCGGCAATGGAGGAAGTGCCCCGTTCCACCGATGTTTTAACTTTAACGCCAACTCGCATTTGCAGTATTCCCTCAGGAGACTTTCTCAAAATTTTGCAAGTGGAACCCTTAGCCGGGATACGTTTATCACAGTTGATGGCGAAACGGTTACGCCAGGTGAATCGTCGCCTCAGATTGCGAGAATCCGATAGCATTTCTCGGGTTGCCGATGTGCTTTTATTCTTAGCAGAAGGACAAGGACAACCAGTTAAAGAAGGAGTTGATATCCCGAATCTTCCTCACCGCGAGTTAAGTAGTCTTAGTGGACTAGCCCGAGAAACGGTCACGCGGGTTTTAGCAAGACTAGAAAAAGCAGAGTTGATTCAACGACGCTACCATACTTTACGCATTCCCGATACTCTCGCTCTAGAAGAAGTGTTATCTTCTAGTTCGACGATCTCTCTAAACGATTAA
- a CDS encoding DUF2232 domain-containing protein, translating into MSNFSDELNSTQDSSDFNSEVNWVDAGEEEDSVPSTEAIPLEVGGSAIVMVETAFLASAASIIWLINFYFPPGPLLRLLFPLPIALIYLRRGLRASLMGTLIVGLLLSILMGPTRSILYVMPYGVMGVQLGAFWKRGVGWGLSILVGGIIGTFGFFFRFWILSIFLGEDLWIYLTSQIAQILQLAFVQLGFLAQPSLWLIQLIALIGIIFNSLVYVFVVHLVSMLILNRLGNPIPSPPRWIQAIFSTD; encoded by the coding sequence ATGAGTAACTTCTCTGATGAGCTCAATTCTACCCAAGATTCCTCTGATTTCAATTCAGAAGTCAATTGGGTAGATGCCGGTGAGGAAGAAGACTCAGTTCCTTCTACAGAAGCAATCCCGCTAGAAGTAGGAGGATCTGCCATAGTCATGGTAGAAACTGCCTTTTTAGCCAGTGCAGCAAGTATCATTTGGCTAATTAATTTCTATTTTCCTCCCGGCCCTCTCTTGCGCTTACTATTTCCTCTCCCTATCGCCCTGATTTATCTCCGCCGTGGGCTACGTGCCTCGCTAATGGGAACCTTAATTGTGGGGCTATTATTATCTATCTTAATGGGGCCAACCCGCAGTATCTTATATGTGATGCCCTATGGCGTTATGGGAGTGCAATTAGGAGCGTTTTGGAAACGAGGGGTAGGATGGGGATTATCTATTCTTGTAGGCGGAATTATTGGGACATTTGGCTTTTTCTTCCGCTTTTGGATTCTTTCCATTTTCTTGGGAGAAGATTTATGGATTTACCTTACCTCGCAAATTGCACAAATTTTACAGTTGGCATTTGTGCAGTTAGGATTTCTCGCACAACCGAGTTTATGGCTGATACAGTTGATTGCGCTGATAGGCATTATTTTCAATAGTTTAGTGTATGTTTTTGTGGTTCATTTAGTTTCTATGCTAATCTTGAATCGCTTAGGTAATCCCATTCCCTCTCCTCCTCGCTGGATACAAGCGATTTTCAGTACCGATTAA
- a CDS encoding AI-2E family transporter, whose translation MNRFFSPLQNFLITWILILVTGWLTIQLIGFAGGLITIFLSAALIAFLLNYPVRILKTFIPRPLAATLVYLTAIIALAVLIVTVFPLVFNQGRQLVTKSPEIIAAVQEELKTFQLWSVEHNLPFDVNFLASQLLAKLQARAQAIASTSFGLVLGTFSSVLEFILILVISFYMLLDGERVWRTVTSIFTPKMQSELTRSISRNLQKFFTGQLLLGLFMAITLTFGFRLLNVPYFLLFAFFIGTMEVIPFIGATLGISTVILVVAFIDGFLALQVLGITITIQQFKDNLIAPRIMGSLTGLSPVLILSSLLLGAKIGGFLGIILAIPITGVAKSLSEIISDPNLPPQSGAFFNNPFRSKKELVVNKE comes from the coding sequence ATGAATCGTTTTTTTTCTCCTTTACAAAACTTTTTAATTACTTGGATATTAATTTTAGTAACAGGATGGTTGACAATCCAGTTAATTGGGTTTGCTGGGGGATTAATTACGATTTTTCTCAGTGCTGCCCTGATTGCTTTTTTGCTAAACTATCCAGTACGAATATTAAAAACATTTATCCCTCGTCCTTTAGCGGCTACATTAGTCTATTTAACGGCAATTATAGCTCTAGCAGTTTTGATTGTGACTGTTTTCCCTCTTGTCTTTAATCAAGGGCGACAATTAGTAACAAAATCCCCCGAAATTATTGCTGCAGTACAGGAAGAGTTAAAGACATTTCAGCTATGGAGTGTTGAGCATAATTTACCCTTTGATGTTAATTTCTTGGCTTCTCAATTATTAGCAAAGCTACAAGCTAGAGCCCAAGCTATTGCTTCTACGAGTTTTGGTTTAGTCTTAGGAACATTTAGTTCAGTGCTAGAATTTATTTTAATTTTAGTAATTTCCTTTTATATGCTTTTAGATGGGGAACGAGTTTGGCGGACTGTAACTTCTATTTTTACTCCCAAGATGCAAAGCGAATTAACTCGCTCAATTTCCCGTAATTTACAAAAATTTTTTACGGGTCAATTATTGCTAGGATTATTTATGGCAATTACTTTAACTTTTGGATTTCGCCTCCTCAATGTTCCCTATTTTCTCTTGTTTGCATTTTTTATCGGAACGATGGAAGTTATTCCTTTTATTGGGGCAACTTTAGGCATTTCCACTGTCATTTTAGTAGTCGCTTTTATTGACGGATTTTTAGCTTTACAAGTTCTGGGAATTACTATTACTATTCAGCAATTTAAAGATAACTTAATTGCACCTCGCATTATGGGATCATTAACAGGATTATCCCCAGTTCTTATTTTATCTTCTCTCCTCTTAGGGGCAAAAATTGGAGGTTTCTTGGGAATTATTTTGGCAATTCCCATTACAGGAGTCGCTAAAAGTTTAAGTGAAATTATTTCTGATCCCAACTTACCTCCACAAAGTGGTGCCTTTTTTAATAACCCTTTTCGATCCAAAAAAGAATTAGTAGTTAATAAGGAATAG
- the gshB gene encoding glutathione synthase: MKLAFIIDPLPQLDPTHDTTVALIEAAQAQGHEVWVTSASYLSIVESQAWGRLQPITLTPVKLEENHWLAPKEWYQLGKWELQPLSKMDAVFMRTDPPVTIPYLYATQILDLLTPTQTLVVNSPRGLQAANEKLYAMGFPSVIPETIVSLDKKVIREFVEAKGGAVLKPLGGKAGEGILFLQPQDKNFNSLVEMSTQKGKEPIMVQAFLPEAKDGDKRVIVLAGEPVGAVNRIPTGGDFRGNMAVGGRIAAAEITARDREICRAIAPTLIRDGLWFVGIDIIGGYLTEINVTSPTGVREIDRLNGVSLGKQVMQWLEARLYSVS, from the coding sequence ATGAAACTTGCGTTTATTATTGATCCCTTACCCCAGCTTGATCCCACTCATGATACCACTGTGGCGTTGATCGAAGCAGCTCAAGCCCAAGGACATGAAGTTTGGGTCACATCTGCTTCCTATTTGAGTATTGTTGAGTCTCAGGCTTGGGGAAGACTCCAACCAATTACCCTAACTCCTGTCAAGCTAGAAGAAAACCATTGGCTTGCGCCGAAGGAATGGTATCAACTGGGCAAATGGGAATTGCAACCATTATCAAAGATGGATGCGGTATTTATGCGAACGGATCCCCCAGTGACAATTCCTTATTTATATGCGACGCAGATTTTAGATTTATTAACCCCGACTCAGACGTTGGTGGTTAATTCTCCCCGTGGCTTACAAGCGGCAAATGAAAAGCTATATGCAATGGGCTTTCCCTCAGTGATTCCAGAAACTATTGTTAGTCTTGATAAGAAAGTGATTCGAGAGTTTGTTGAGGCGAAAGGGGGAGCCGTTTTAAAACCCTTAGGGGGGAAAGCGGGAGAAGGCATTTTATTTTTACAACCGCAAGATAAAAACTTTAATTCTCTGGTTGAAATGAGTACCCAGAAAGGAAAAGAACCGATTATGGTGCAGGCATTTCTCCCTGAGGCAAAGGATGGAGATAAACGGGTAATTGTATTAGCAGGAGAACCAGTTGGGGCAGTCAATCGGATTCCGACAGGTGGCGATTTTCGAGGCAATATGGCGGTAGGCGGTCGTATTGCAGCCGCGGAAATAACAGCACGAGATCGTGAAATTTGTCGCGCGATCGCGCCTACTCTCATAAGAGACGGTTTATGGTTTGTGGGAATTGATATTATCGGCGGTTACCTCACTGAAATTAATGTGACTAGTCCCACGGGAGTGCGCGAAATTGATCGTCTTAATGGGGTTTCTTTAGGAAAACAGGTAATGCAATGGTTAGAAGCAAGATTATATAGTGTTTCTTAG
- the grxC gene encoding glutaredoxin 3: MSANVEIYTWSSCPFCLRAKALLTQKEIPFTEYCIDGDDEAREQMAQRANGKRSLPQIFINDTSIGGCDELYALEKEGKLDPILS, from the coding sequence ATGTCTGCAAACGTTGAAATTTATACTTGGAGTTCCTGTCCTTTTTGTCTGCGAGCTAAGGCTCTTTTAACGCAAAAAGAGATTCCTTTTACTGAGTACTGTATTGATGGGGACGATGAAGCCCGAGAGCAAATGGCCCAACGGGCTAACGGGAAACGGAGTCTTCCCCAAATTTTTATTAATGATACCTCTATTGGAGGCTGTGACGAGTTATATGCCCTAGAAAAAGAAGGGAAGTTAGATCCCATTTTAAGTTAA
- the mrdA gene encoding penicillin-binding protein 2: MGQQLRPAVLFLLVTALLLGAMGARLGHLQLVQGERNRQLAEENRIRILPKPPVRGNILDRNGNIIADSRLSYSAFLWPLAKAEPNWETTVNRLSEILNISVEEITSRLDDVPVDSPQLVRIARGLTPEQVTAIEEYNYELSGVELDIEPVRDYPYGSTAAHLLGYTGEITQEELDNRGGDYRLGDIIGRMGAEAAFEQRLRGEWGGQQVEVNGAGRIIRILGEQEAKAGRNVTLTLDIELQEAAEEALGNRVGAIVALDPNNGEVLAMASRPTFDPNIFSGNITSEVWQELQGKDNPFVNRALRGFPPASTFKIVPATAGMESGQYPPNTVLNTSAFLNVSGVRVGEWNRAGFGRIGYRGALAWSSNTFFGQVGRGVGGETLIDWAKRYGFGQKTTLELPEEASGLIADEEWKQQRFNTSWSEGDTVNMSLGQGLTLATPLQVAVMFAVPANGGYRVNPHFLKTDDNQSLEKVSLNLQNSTLNTLREGLREVVTNGTGSAVNVSTIPQAAGKTGTAEARPRASHAWFGGYAPNDNPEIVVVAFAEHSGGGGGAVAAPMARQVMEAYFNRD; this comes from the coding sequence ATCGGGCAACAGCTTCGTCCTGCCGTTTTATTTTTATTAGTTACTGCCCTATTATTAGGGGCAATGGGAGCCAGATTAGGTCATTTGCAATTAGTTCAAGGAGAACGTAACCGTCAACTGGCAGAAGAAAATCGAATTCGGATTTTACCTAAACCCCCTGTACGGGGTAATATTCTTGATCGCAATGGCAATATTATCGCTGACAGTCGGTTATCTTACTCAGCATTCCTTTGGCCCCTTGCAAAAGCAGAACCTAATTGGGAAACCACTGTTAATCGCTTGTCGGAAATTCTCAATATTTCTGTGGAAGAAATTACAAGCCGTCTCGATGATGTTCCTGTTGATTCTCCTCAGCTAGTCCGCATTGCTAGAGGTTTAACTCCTGAACAAGTGACAGCGATTGAGGAATATAATTATGAACTGAGTGGTGTTGAACTAGATATTGAACCTGTGCGAGATTATCCTTATGGGTCCACTGCTGCTCATCTTTTAGGTTATACCGGAGAGATTACTCAAGAAGAATTAGATAATCGGGGGGGCGATTATCGTCTTGGGGATATCATAGGACGTATGGGTGCAGAAGCAGCCTTTGAACAGCGACTAAGAGGAGAATGGGGCGGTCAACAAGTAGAAGTTAATGGTGCAGGACGTATTATTCGCATCTTAGGAGAACAAGAAGCCAAGGCAGGAAGAAATGTCACTTTAACCTTAGACATTGAATTGCAAGAAGCTGCGGAAGAAGCCTTAGGAAACAGAGTTGGAGCAATTGTCGCTCTAGACCCGAATAATGGGGAAGTTTTAGCGATGGCAAGTCGTCCTACCTTTGACCCGAATATTTTCTCAGGTAATATTACTTCTGAAGTTTGGCAAGAATTACAAGGTAAAGATAATCCCTTTGTTAATCGTGCTTTACGTGGCTTTCCTCCAGCTTCGACATTTAAAATTGTTCCTGCAACTGCTGGAATGGAATCAGGACAATATCCTCCAAATACGGTGCTTAATACTTCAGCTTTTTTAAATGTTTCTGGAGTTCGGGTTGGAGAATGGAATCGTGCCGGATTTGGTCGCATAGGCTATCGAGGCGCTTTAGCATGGAGTAGTAATACGTTTTTTGGACAAGTAGGACGAGGAGTGGGAGGGGAAACCTTAATTGATTGGGCAAAACGCTATGGCTTTGGTCAAAAAACAACTCTTGAACTTCCTGAGGAGGCATCAGGCTTAATTGCAGATGAAGAGTGGAAACAACAGCGTTTTAATACCAGTTGGTCTGAAGGAGATACGGTTAATATGTCTCTTGGACAAGGACTTACCCTTGCTACTCCTTTACAAGTAGCAGTTATGTTTGCTGTTCCTGCTAATGGTGGTTATCGAGTTAATCCTCATTTTCTAAAAACTGATGATAATCAAAGCCTAGAGAAAGTATCTCTAAATCTGCAAAACAGCACCCTTAATACTTTACGCGAAGGACTACGAGAGGTAGTAACAAATGGCACCGGTTCAGCGGTAAATGTGTCAACGATTCCGCAAGCTGCTGGAAAAACAGGAACCGCAGAAGCTCGTCCAAGAGCCTCTCATGCTTGGTTTGGTGGCTATGCCCCTAATGATAATCCAGAGATTGTAGTGGTTGCCTTTGCGGAGCATTCTGGTGGTGGTGGCGGTGCAGTAGCAGCTCCCATGGCGCGACAAGTTATGGAGGCTTATTTTAACCGTGATTAG
- a CDS encoding PQQ-dependent sugar dehydrogenase, which yields MKRLLFIPLIIALSSACANLPDENQEDQANVPANSNSDQIDVNGTEVASESTEYERIRVIEVVGDLENPWSVALLPEGDILITERSGRLNLLADGELTEISGLPDMTSEGQGGLLDLAVHPDYEENGWIYWTYSQPNNQGQTATALARGRIEDNTLVDVEELFVQNRYSQPGRHYGSRLAWRNDGTLLMSIGDRGSNPPRAQDNNDHAGTLIRLNDDGSIPEDNPFVDDDEILDEIYAYGLRNIQGMVINPETDEIWVTDHGPRGGDELNRIEGGKNYGWPEVTRGLDYRTEETFPDATARRAEGVEEPFYEFLPTHAPSGLALVTGNRFPAWEGNLLAGGLRSERIRRVVFDDQEVLHEEELLLQTLGRIRDVREGPDDYIYVLTDESDGGLYRIEPES from the coding sequence ATGAAACGGCTTCTTTTTATCCCTCTCATTATTGCGTTGAGTTCAGCTTGTGCCAATCTTCCCGATGAAAATCAGGAGGATCAAGCTAACGTTCCAGCCAATTCTAACTCGGATCAAATTGACGTTAATGGGACAGAAGTCGCCAGTGAAAGCACAGAATATGAAAGAATTCGTGTGATTGAAGTGGTAGGAGATTTAGAAAACCCTTGGTCAGTGGCCCTTTTACCAGAAGGGGACATTCTCATCACTGAGCGTTCAGGGCGTTTAAACTTATTAGCAGATGGAGAATTAACAGAAATTTCTGGCTTGCCTGATATGACCAGTGAAGGGCAAGGAGGATTACTTGATTTAGCCGTTCATCCTGACTACGAAGAAAATGGATGGATTTATTGGACTTACTCCCAGCCCAATAATCAGGGGCAAACAGCAACTGCTTTAGCAAGAGGGCGCATCGAAGACAATACCTTAGTGGATGTGGAAGAATTATTTGTGCAAAACCGTTATTCACAACCAGGGCGGCATTATGGCTCGCGGTTAGCTTGGAGGAATGATGGGACATTATTAATGAGTATCGGCGATCGCGGCTCTAATCCCCCCCGCGCCCAAGATAATAACGATCATGCTGGCACTTTAATTAGACTAAATGATGATGGCTCAATCCCAGAAGATAACCCCTTTGTGGATGATGACGAGATTTTGGACGAAATCTATGCTTATGGATTACGCAATATCCAAGGCATGGTCATTAACCCTGAAACCGATGAAATTTGGGTGACGGATCATGGGCCAAGAGGAGGAGATGAATTAAACCGCATTGAAGGCGGAAAAAACTACGGTTGGCCAGAAGTAACCCGAGGACTCGATTATCGCACCGAAGAAACCTTCCCTGATGCCACAGCCCGTCGTGCTGAGGGAGTAGAAGAGCCCTTTTATGAATTTCTCCCCACTCATGCCCCTTCTGGATTGGCTTTAGTAACAGGAAACCGTTTTCCAGCTTGGGAAGGCAATCTCCTTGCTGGAGGATTACGCAGCGAGCGGATTCGCCGAGTTGTTTTTGATGATCAAGAAGTTCTCCACGAAGAAGAATTACTCCTGCAAACCCTTGGACGCATCCGAGATGTGCGCGAAGGTCCCGATGACTATATTTATGTGCTAACTGATGAGTCTGATGGCGGACTCTACAGAATTGAGCCAGAATCTTAG
- a CDS encoding DUF760 domain-containing protein, giving the protein MVFDPNFFNSDASNNQSGSSSNEEAKNSLLQYLEQQNPDVLAEIARSISPDAREIVSQNVQGLVGALPSEHFQVQVTTDHDNLSSMLASAMMTGYFLRQMEQRMELETRMDNSQDINS; this is encoded by the coding sequence ATGGTATTTGACCCTAATTTCTTTAACTCTGACGCAAGTAACAATCAATCAGGATCATCTTCCAATGAGGAAGCCAAAAATTCTCTTCTACAATACCTTGAACAACAAAATCCTGATGTTTTAGCCGAAATTGCGCGATCGATCAGCCCTGATGCCAGAGAAATTGTTTCTCAAAACGTACAAGGACTGGTAGGGGCGTTACCCTCCGAGCATTTTCAAGTACAAGTCACCACAGACCATGATAATCTCTCTAGTATGCTAGCTTCAGCCATGATGACAGGCTATTTCTTACGTCAAATGGAACAACGTATGGAATTAGAAACGCGAATGGATAACAGTCAAGACATTAACTCGTAA
- the obgE gene encoding GTPase ObgE produces the protein MQFIDQADIEVIAGKGGDGIVAFLREKYVPAGGPAGGNGGRGGSIILEADENIQTLLDFRYQHCFQAENGKRGGPKNMTGANGRDRVLHVPCGTIVYNTETNEVIGDLVHHQQQLCVAKGGKGGLGNRHFLSNHNRAPEKALPGLPGEQRHLRLELKLLAEVGIIGLPNAGKSTLISALSAAKPKVADYPFTTLVPNLGIVRKPTGDGTVFADIPGLIAGAHEGVGLGHEFLRHVERTKILLHMIDLNADDPIQDYKTIQEELVAYKPELAQRKQILVLNKVDVVDSEMVTEIQSTFSQFLNIPILSISAVSREGLDNLLNWVWEALEDS, from the coding sequence ATGCAATTTATTGATCAAGCGGACATTGAAGTGATTGCTGGTAAGGGCGGAGACGGGATTGTTGCCTTTCTTCGAGAAAAATATGTTCCCGCAGGAGGACCGGCGGGTGGCAATGGAGGTCGTGGCGGATCAATTATTTTAGAAGCAGATGAAAATATCCAAACGCTCCTTGATTTTCGCTATCAACACTGTTTTCAAGCCGAAAATGGCAAACGTGGGGGGCCCAAGAATATGACGGGGGCTAATGGGCGCGATCGCGTTTTGCACGTCCCTTGTGGCACCATTGTCTATAATACAGAAACGAATGAAGTTATTGGCGATTTAGTTCACCATCAGCAACAACTTTGTGTGGCTAAAGGAGGAAAGGGCGGTTTAGGCAATCGTCACTTCCTGAGTAATCATAATCGCGCTCCCGAAAAAGCACTCCCCGGACTGCCAGGGGAACAACGTCACCTTCGCCTGGAATTAAAACTCTTAGCAGAAGTGGGGATTATTGGCTTACCCAATGCAGGGAAATCTACTTTAATTTCCGCTCTTTCTGCCGCTAAACCCAAGGTTGCAGATTATCCGTTCACAACTTTAGTTCCTAACTTAGGCATTGTCCGCAAACCTACAGGAGACGGAACTGTATTTGCCGATATTCCCGGATTAATTGCTGGCGCACATGAAGGAGTAGGCTTAGGGCATGAGTTTTTACGTCACGTAGAACGCACTAAAATTCTGCTACACATGATCGATCTCAACGCCGATGATCCCATTCAAGACTATAAAACCATTCAAGAAGAGTTAGTGGCTTATAAACCTGAATTAGCCCAACGCAAGCAAATTTTAGTCTTAAACAAAGTAGATGTGGTTGATTCTGAGATGGTAACAGAGATTCAATCCACCTTTTCCCAATTTCTGAATATCCCTATTTTATCCATTTCTGCTGTTAGCCGAGAGGGGTTAGATAACCTTTTAAATTGGGTTTGGGAAGCCTTAGAGGATTCCTAG
- a CDS encoding Uma2 family endonuclease: MRLSICLPEIPLTVTPEQFAAIAAENRDLRLERTAKGELIVNPPTGSESGRHNFRILGQLFGWCDQHPELGEGFDSSAGFQLPNGAIRSPDAAWAKRDRWEALTQAEKEGFAPLCPDFVVELRSKTDSLPMLQDKMQEYLNNGMRLGWLIDRQSKRVEIYRVGREVEMIEKPEALTGEEVLPEFVLFLERVWQ; encoded by the coding sequence ATGCGGTTATCGATCTGCTTACCTGAAATTCCATTAACAGTAACGCCTGAACAGTTTGCTGCGATCGCGGCAGAAAACCGTGACTTACGATTAGAGCGAACTGCTAAGGGAGAATTGATTGTGAATCCACCAACAGGTAGTGAATCTGGTAGGCATAATTTTAGAATTTTAGGTCAGCTATTCGGTTGGTGCGACCAGCATCCAGAGCTAGGGGAGGGGTTTGATTCCTCAGCAGGCTTTCAGTTGCCCAATGGGGCGATCCGATCACCTGATGCGGCTTGGGCCAAGCGCGATCGTTGGGAGGCTCTAACTCAAGCGGAAAAAGAAGGCTTTGCACCGCTCTGCCCTGATTTCGTGGTGGAGTTGCGCTCAAAAACGGATTCTCTGCCAATGCTACAAGACAAAATGCAGGAATATCTTAACAATGGTATGCGTTTAGGTTGGCTGATTGATCGGCAAAGCAAACGGGTTGAAATTTACCGAGTGGGACGCGAAGTTGAGATGATCGAGAAGCCAGAAGCGTTAACTGGAGAGGAAGTATTACCAGAGTTTGTCCTCTTCCTAGAGCGTGTTTGGCAATAG
- the pstB gene encoding phosphate ABC transporter ATP-binding protein PstB has product MVMSSTVVETRRVFEVKNLDVYYGDTRALRDVTMDILEGQITALIGPSGCGKSTLLRCFNRTNDLIPGAEVKGELNYRGQKLYGKEVNPIVVRRRIGMVFQQPNPFPKSIFDNVAYGLRVNGIRDRLNERVETALKDVGLWDEVKDNLKKLGTSLSGGQKQRLCIARAIALQPDVILMDEPCSALDPISTKRIEDLMNNLKEKYTIVIVTHNMQQASRVADYTAFFNAEALDNGGRVGYLVEVDTTEKMFHDATDERTRDYISGRFG; this is encoded by the coding sequence TTGGTTATGAGTAGTACAGTCGTAGAAACCCGACGGGTTTTTGAAGTAAAAAATTTAGATGTTTACTATGGCGACACTCGCGCCTTACGAGATGTCACGATGGATATTTTAGAGGGTCAAATTACCGCGCTAATTGGGCCATCGGGATGTGGAAAAAGTACCCTCTTACGTTGCTTTAATCGCACGAATGATTTAATTCCTGGGGCTGAAGTTAAAGGAGAATTAAATTATCGCGGTCAAAAACTTTATGGCAAGGAAGTTAACCCCATTGTGGTGCGCCGTCGTATCGGGATGGTGTTTCAACAGCCAAATCCTTTTCCCAAGAGCATTTTTGATAATGTCGCTTATGGATTACGGGTAAATGGAATTCGAGATCGCTTAAATGAGCGTGTGGAAACAGCTTTAAAAGATGTGGGGCTTTGGGATGAGGTGAAGGATAATCTCAAAAAGTTGGGAACGTCTTTATCAGGAGGACAAAAACAGCGATTGTGTATTGCTCGCGCGATCGCGCTACAGCCTGATGTTATTCTAATGGATGAACCTTGTTCAGCGTTAGATCCCATCTCTACTAAGCGCATTGAGGATCTGATGAATAATCTTAAGGAAAAATACACCATCGTGATTGTTACTCACAATATGCAACAGGCTTCTCGGGTTGCTGATTATACGGCGTTCTTTAATGCTGAGGCTTTAGACAATGGGGGAAGAGTCGGTTATTTAGTGGAAGTGGATACCACGGAAAAAATGTTTCATGACGCAACTGATGAACGCACACGGGATTATATTAGTGGTCGTTTTGGTTAA
- the pstA gene encoding phosphate ABC transporter permease PstA: MAKRNRKPSLASEGDNFDISNQKMNPQRRITGNVLTILSMVFAAAIVAPLLWVLFSVFERGVDALVFPDIFTKLPPPPGLAEGGFGHAIVGTLMVLGVAISIAVPVGVLAAIYLAEFGRGTRLAYFVKFSANVLSGIPAIMCGLFAYSIVVRRFGSFSAFSGGVALAVLMLPYIIRATEEALLLVPNEMRLAARGIGATQFQTITQIVLPAALTSIVTGVVLATARAAGEAAPLLFTAFNNTYWSTSVWEPTATMPVLIYFFSIMPYQASQSLAWAASLVLLAMVMTFSILARLLTRKKKF, translated from the coding sequence ATGGCAAAACGAAATCGTAAACCTTCCTTAGCCAGTGAAGGGGATAATTTTGATATTAGTAATCAGAAAATGAATCCCCAACGTCGCATTACGGGCAATGTCTTAACGATTCTCAGCATGGTCTTTGCAGCAGCTATTGTTGCACCTTTACTGTGGGTGTTATTTAGCGTTTTTGAACGAGGCGTGGATGCGCTGGTCTTCCCTGATATTTTTACCAAACTGCCTCCACCGCCAGGTCTTGCTGAGGGTGGATTTGGTCATGCCATAGTTGGGACTTTGATGGTTTTAGGGGTTGCCATTTCAATTGCAGTTCCCGTGGGCGTGTTGGCAGCGATTTATTTAGCAGAATTTGGGCGTGGCACAAGGCTAGCCTATTTTGTTAAGTTCTCTGCCAATGTTCTTTCTGGGATTCCCGCTATTATGTGTGGCTTATTTGCTTATTCGATAGTGGTTAGAAGATTTGGCTCTTTTTCCGCTTTTTCAGGGGGTGTTGCCCTAGCAGTATTAATGTTACCTTACATTATTCGTGCTACAGAAGAGGCTTTATTATTAGTTCCCAATGAAATGCGTTTGGCAGCAAGAGGAATTGGCGCAACACAATTTCAAACGATTACTCAAATTGTGTTACCCGCTGCGCTAACTTCAATTGTGACAGGCGTTGTTTTAGCAACCGCTAGAGCCGCAGGAGAAGCCGCACCTTTATTGTTTACTGCCTTTAATAATACTTATTGGTCAACCAGTGTTTGGGAACCGACAGCAACAATGCCAGTTTTGATTTACTTTTTTTCGATTATGCCTTATCAGGCTTCCCAGAGTTTGGCTTGGGCTGCGTCTTTGGTTCTCTTAGCAATGGTGATGACTTTCAGTATTTTAGCGCGGTTATTGACTCGTAAGAAGAAATTTTAG